A genome region from Setaria italica strain Yugu1 chromosome III, Setaria_italica_v2.0, whole genome shotgun sequence includes the following:
- the LOC101780781 gene encoding glutathione synthetase, chloroplastic isoform X2: MSAAVPPPADPAAAGEMAREAAAWCALHGLVVGDRADPRSGTVPGVGLVHAPFSLLPAHLPETFWKQACELAPIFNELVDRVSLDGNFLQDSLSKTRQVDDFTSRLLEIHRKMMEINKEENIRLGLHRSDYMLDSETSSLLQIELNTISTSFPGLGPLVSELHRTLINQYGRVLSLEPKRVPGNAASSKFAEALARAWTEFDVDSAIVMMIVQPEERNMYDQYWITKYLKESHGITTIRKTLTQVEAEGHVLPDGTLLVDGKKVAVVYYRAGYTPNDYPSEAEWSARLLIEQSSSVKCPSISYQLVGTKRIQQELANPNVLERFLENKEDIAKLRKCFAGLWSLDDEEIIKTAIEKPELFVLKPQREGGGNNIYGLDLRETLTRLQKEGGDALAAYILMQRIFPKASLAYLVRGGICHEGLVISELGIYGSYLRSKDKVITNDQCGYLMRTKVSSSDEGGVAAGFAVLDSLYLTDK, encoded by the exons ATgagcgccgccgtgccgccgccggcggatcccgccgcggcgggggagaTGGCGCGGGAGGCCGCCGCGTGGTGCGCGCTGCACGGCCTCGTCGTTGGGGACCGCGCCGATCCG AGATCAGGAACAGTCCCTGGTGTAGGATTGGTTCACGCTCCATTCTCCCTGCTCCCGGCGCATCTTCCAGAAACCTTTTGGAAGCAGGCGTGTGAGCTGGCTCCAATTTTTAACGAGCTTGTGGATCGTGTTAGTCTGGATGGGAATTTCTTGCAAGATTCTTTGTCCAA AACAAGGCAGGTTGATGATTTCACATCTAGGCTCTTAGAAATTCACAGGAAAATGATGGAAATAAATAAGGAGGAG AATATTCGCTTAGGGTTGCACCGATCAGATTATATGCTAGATTCAGAAACAAGTTCTCTTCTTCAAATAGAGCTCAATACCATCTCAACATCATTTCCTGGGCTTGGTCCCTTAGTAAGTGAGCTTCACAG GACCTTAATTAATCAGTATGGACGTGTATTGAGCCTGGAACCAAAGAGGGTTCCTGGAAATGCAGCTAGCAGTAAATTTGCAGAAGCTTTGGCCAGAGCATGGACTGAGTTTGATGTTGACAG TGCTATAGTTATGATGATTGTTCAGCCTGAAGAAAGAAATATGTATGACCAATACTGGATTACCAAATATTTGAAGGAATC ACATGGCATAACAACTATTAGAAAAACATTGACACAGGTGGAGGCTGAAGGGCATGTTCTACCAGATGGAACTCTTCTAGT AGACGGCAAGAAAGTTGCTGTGGTGTATTATAGAGCAGGATATACACCGAATGATTATCCTTCAGAAGCA GAATGGAGTGCGAGACTTTTGATTGAACAATCATCTTCTGTGAAGTGTCCTTCAATATCATATCAATTAGTGGGAACTAAAAGGATTCAACAAGAACTGGCAAACCCTAATGTTCTTGAAAG GTTCCTTGAAAATAAGGAGGACATTGCTAAGCTTCGTAAATGCTTTGCTGGGTTATGGAGTTTGGATGATGAAGAGATTATTAAAACTGCAATTGAAAAACCTGAGTTGTTTGTATTGAAGCCTCAACGTGAAGGCGGAG GGAACAACATCTATGGTCTTGATTTGCGAGAAACACTTACCAGACTCCAGAAGGAAGGAGGGGATGCGCTTGCAGCCTATATACTTATGCAAAGAATCTTCCCCAAAGCTTCTCTTGCTTACTTAGTTCGTGGTGGTATTTGCCACGAGGGTCTTGTGATTTCTGAGCTTGGAATATATGGCTCTTACTTGCG GAGCAAAGATAAGGTGATAACTAATGACCAATGTGGTTACTTGATGCGGACAAAAGTTTCTTCATCGGACGAAGGCGGCGTTGCTGCGGGGTTTGCTGTTTTGGATAGTTTATACCTGACTGATAAG TGA
- the LOC101780781 gene encoding glutathione synthetase, chloroplastic isoform X3, which produces MSRIRSGTVPGVGLVHAPFSLLPAHLPETFWKQACELAPIFNELVDRVSLDGNFLQDSLSKTRQVDDFTSRLLEIHRKMMEINKEENIRLGLHRSDYMLDSETSSLLQIELNTISTSFPGLGPLVSELHRTLINQYGRVLSLEPKRVPGNAASSKFAEALARAWTEFDVDSAIVMMIVQPEERNMYDQYWITKYLKESHGITTIRKTLTQVEAEGHVLPDGTLLVDGKKVAVVYYRAGYTPNDYPSEAEWSARLLIEQSSSVKCPSISYQLVGTKRIQQELANPNVLERFLENKEDIAKLRKCFAGLWSLDDEEIIKTAIEKPELFVLKPQREGGGNNIYGLDLRETLTRLQKEGGDALAAYILMQRIFPKASLAYLVRGGICHEGLVISELGIYGSYLRSKDKVITNDQCGYLMRTKVSSSDEGGVAAGFAVLDSLYLTDKVIHN; this is translated from the exons ATGAGCAGAATT AGATCAGGAACAGTCCCTGGTGTAGGATTGGTTCACGCTCCATTCTCCCTGCTCCCGGCGCATCTTCCAGAAACCTTTTGGAAGCAGGCGTGTGAGCTGGCTCCAATTTTTAACGAGCTTGTGGATCGTGTTAGTCTGGATGGGAATTTCTTGCAAGATTCTTTGTCCAA AACAAGGCAGGTTGATGATTTCACATCTAGGCTCTTAGAAATTCACAGGAAAATGATGGAAATAAATAAGGAGGAG AATATTCGCTTAGGGTTGCACCGATCAGATTATATGCTAGATTCAGAAACAAGTTCTCTTCTTCAAATAGAGCTCAATACCATCTCAACATCATTTCCTGGGCTTGGTCCCTTAGTAAGTGAGCTTCACAG GACCTTAATTAATCAGTATGGACGTGTATTGAGCCTGGAACCAAAGAGGGTTCCTGGAAATGCAGCTAGCAGTAAATTTGCAGAAGCTTTGGCCAGAGCATGGACTGAGTTTGATGTTGACAG TGCTATAGTTATGATGATTGTTCAGCCTGAAGAAAGAAATATGTATGACCAATACTGGATTACCAAATATTTGAAGGAATC ACATGGCATAACAACTATTAGAAAAACATTGACACAGGTGGAGGCTGAAGGGCATGTTCTACCAGATGGAACTCTTCTAGT AGACGGCAAGAAAGTTGCTGTGGTGTATTATAGAGCAGGATATACACCGAATGATTATCCTTCAGAAGCA GAATGGAGTGCGAGACTTTTGATTGAACAATCATCTTCTGTGAAGTGTCCTTCAATATCATATCAATTAGTGGGAACTAAAAGGATTCAACAAGAACTGGCAAACCCTAATGTTCTTGAAAG GTTCCTTGAAAATAAGGAGGACATTGCTAAGCTTCGTAAATGCTTTGCTGGGTTATGGAGTTTGGATGATGAAGAGATTATTAAAACTGCAATTGAAAAACCTGAGTTGTTTGTATTGAAGCCTCAACGTGAAGGCGGAG GGAACAACATCTATGGTCTTGATTTGCGAGAAACACTTACCAGACTCCAGAAGGAAGGAGGGGATGCGCTTGCAGCCTATATACTTATGCAAAGAATCTTCCCCAAAGCTTCTCTTGCTTACTTAGTTCGTGGTGGTATTTGCCACGAGGGTCTTGTGATTTCTGAGCTTGGAATATATGGCTCTTACTTGCG GAGCAAAGATAAGGTGATAACTAATGACCAATGTGGTTACTTGATGCGGACAAAAGTTTCTTCATCGGACGAAGGCGGCGTTGCTGCGGGGTTTGCTGTTTTGGATAGTTTATACCTGACTGATAAGGTGATACACAATTGA
- the LOC101780781 gene encoding glutathione synthetase, chloroplastic isoform X1 — protein sequence MSAAVPPPADPAAAGEMAREAAAWCALHGLVVGDRADPRSGTVPGVGLVHAPFSLLPAHLPETFWKQACELAPIFNELVDRVSLDGNFLQDSLSKTRQVDDFTSRLLEIHRKMMEINKEENIRLGLHRSDYMLDSETSSLLQIELNTISTSFPGLGPLVSELHRTLINQYGRVLSLEPKRVPGNAASSKFAEALARAWTEFDVDSAIVMMIVQPEERNMYDQYWITKYLKESHGITTIRKTLTQVEAEGHVLPDGTLLVDGKKVAVVYYRAGYTPNDYPSEAEWSARLLIEQSSSVKCPSISYQLVGTKRIQQELANPNVLERFLENKEDIAKLRKCFAGLWSLDDEEIIKTAIEKPELFVLKPQREGGGNNIYGLDLRETLTRLQKEGGDALAAYILMQRIFPKASLAYLVRGGICHEGLVISELGIYGSYLRSKDKVITNDQCGYLMRTKVSSSDEGGVAAGFAVLDSLYLTDKVIHN from the exons ATgagcgccgccgtgccgccgccggcggatcccgccgcggcgggggagaTGGCGCGGGAGGCCGCCGCGTGGTGCGCGCTGCACGGCCTCGTCGTTGGGGACCGCGCCGATCCG AGATCAGGAACAGTCCCTGGTGTAGGATTGGTTCACGCTCCATTCTCCCTGCTCCCGGCGCATCTTCCAGAAACCTTTTGGAAGCAGGCGTGTGAGCTGGCTCCAATTTTTAACGAGCTTGTGGATCGTGTTAGTCTGGATGGGAATTTCTTGCAAGATTCTTTGTCCAA AACAAGGCAGGTTGATGATTTCACATCTAGGCTCTTAGAAATTCACAGGAAAATGATGGAAATAAATAAGGAGGAG AATATTCGCTTAGGGTTGCACCGATCAGATTATATGCTAGATTCAGAAACAAGTTCTCTTCTTCAAATAGAGCTCAATACCATCTCAACATCATTTCCTGGGCTTGGTCCCTTAGTAAGTGAGCTTCACAG GACCTTAATTAATCAGTATGGACGTGTATTGAGCCTGGAACCAAAGAGGGTTCCTGGAAATGCAGCTAGCAGTAAATTTGCAGAAGCTTTGGCCAGAGCATGGACTGAGTTTGATGTTGACAG TGCTATAGTTATGATGATTGTTCAGCCTGAAGAAAGAAATATGTATGACCAATACTGGATTACCAAATATTTGAAGGAATC ACATGGCATAACAACTATTAGAAAAACATTGACACAGGTGGAGGCTGAAGGGCATGTTCTACCAGATGGAACTCTTCTAGT AGACGGCAAGAAAGTTGCTGTGGTGTATTATAGAGCAGGATATACACCGAATGATTATCCTTCAGAAGCA GAATGGAGTGCGAGACTTTTGATTGAACAATCATCTTCTGTGAAGTGTCCTTCAATATCATATCAATTAGTGGGAACTAAAAGGATTCAACAAGAACTGGCAAACCCTAATGTTCTTGAAAG GTTCCTTGAAAATAAGGAGGACATTGCTAAGCTTCGTAAATGCTTTGCTGGGTTATGGAGTTTGGATGATGAAGAGATTATTAAAACTGCAATTGAAAAACCTGAGTTGTTTGTATTGAAGCCTCAACGTGAAGGCGGAG GGAACAACATCTATGGTCTTGATTTGCGAGAAACACTTACCAGACTCCAGAAGGAAGGAGGGGATGCGCTTGCAGCCTATATACTTATGCAAAGAATCTTCCCCAAAGCTTCTCTTGCTTACTTAGTTCGTGGTGGTATTTGCCACGAGGGTCTTGTGATTTCTGAGCTTGGAATATATGGCTCTTACTTGCG GAGCAAAGATAAGGTGATAACTAATGACCAATGTGGTTACTTGATGCGGACAAAAGTTTCTTCATCGGACGAAGGCGGCGTTGCTGCGGGGTTTGCTGTTTTGGATAGTTTATACCTGACTGATAAGGTGATACACAATTGA
- the LOC101781185 gene encoding AP-5 complex subunit mu, with translation MSGGGCSVRAIWILTPHDTVAFSRRFAVVEKRWRASWEAEGGGGGEGDGWGAGATTPPQQPPADHEVAAAFAERRKREGTARGSGIRTSLSSVGSDSWVDDPITRQVISLHIAKEESDGFMIWPVVLQKRGWYYVLVLPMVDPQSFRAYENLLKRSDCGSSAKENGNLSSILLNLPCITGAFMVAHVIGDIITGDVAEPEVIVSSGPSVGGLLDSLTGSIGISARSKPIAAPVAAPTASASSPVGAAQSESLKGGVRPFDKDLLRNFIIGAMPFGTPQDLNYANVNSIRTTGYSGDPLPTDQKQPAWKPYLYKGRQRILFSSLETIHAALYDRDDVPDFLSVSGQVTCRAELEGLPDVSLPLTGLKTAHVEVSSFHHCVQASEPTNNKQTLVFQPPLGNFVLMHYQSPCNTAPPVKGFYQLSMVSENEGAFLFKLTLMEGYKSPFIMDFCMITMPFPRRRVASYEGNPSIGTVSMTEHSIEWRIVTSGRGLSGRSIEATFPGTVRFLPRTTQRTSSSFRLVSSTAYTDDSDNEQDNVKNGASLDDYIMEKINKDLQAVDLEEPLSWQAYNYAKVSFKITGGTLSGLTIDPKSVNIYPSVKAPPEYSMQASSGDYILWNTLGKCPTAILPREL, from the exons ATGTCCGGCGGCGGGTGCAGCGTGCGCGCCATCTGGATCCTTACGCCGCACGACACCGTGGCCTTCTCCAG GCGGTTCGCGGTAGTGGAGAAGCGATGGCGCGCCTCCTGGGAAGCGgagggcggaggtggcggcgagggGGACGGGTGGGGCGCTGgggcgacgacgccgccgcagcagccgccggcCGACCACGAGGTCGCTGCCGCCTTCGCTGAGCGCCGGAAAAG GGAAGGAACTGCACGTGGTTCTGGTATTCGTACAAGCCTGTCATCTGTAGGGTCAGATTCCTGGGTCGACGATCCAATCACTCGCCAAGTTATATCACTTCACATTGCTAAAGAGGAATCAGATGGCTTCATGATCTGGCCAGTGGTTCTGCAGAAGCGCGGATGGTATTATGTCCTTGTGTTGCCTATGGTGGATCCGCAGTCATTTAGAGCGTACGAGAATCTTTTAAAAAGGTCTGATTGTGGGAGTTCGGCCAAGGAGAATGGCAATCTCTCATCCATCCTGCTCAATCTTCCATGCATAACAGG GGCATTTATGGTTGCGCATGTTATTGGGGACATAATTACTGGTGATGTTGCTGAACCTGAGGTGATCGTTAGCTCCGGGCCCTCTGTTGGTGGACTATTGGATTCATTGACTGGAAGTATAGGTATTTCTGCCCGATCAAAGCCTATTGCTGCACCTGTTGCTGCACCAACTGCTTCAGCCTCTTCACCTGTTGGCGCTGCTCAATCCGAGTCCTTAAAAGGTGGTGTTAGACCTTTTGACAAGGATTTACTGCGGAACTTCATCATTGGTGCAATGCCTTTTG GCACACCTCAGGATCTCAATTATGCCAATGTTAATTCAATTAGAACTACTGGATATTCTGGCGATCCTCTTCCGACCGACCAGAAGCAACCTGCCTGGAAACCCTACCTGTACAAAGGGAGGCAAAGGATTCTTTTTTCTAGCCTGGAGACTATACATGCTGCACTGTATGACCGTGACGATGTGCCAGATTTCCTTTCTGTTTCAGGACAAGTAACCTGTAGGGCTGAACTAGAAGGACTACCTGATGTTTCTTTGCCACTGACTGGGTTAAAAACTGCTCATGTTGAGGTCTCATCATTCCATCATTGTGTCCAAGCTTCAGAGCCCACTAATAATAAGCAAACCCTTGTTTTTCAGCCACCATTAGGAAATTTTGTATTAATGCATTATCAATCACCATGCAACACTGCTCCTCCTGTTAAAGGGTTCTACCAGTTGTCCATGGTTTCTGAAAATGAAGGTGCTTTTCTATTTAAGCTGACATTGATGGAGGGTTACAAGTCTCCCTTCATTATGGATTTTTGCATGATTACAATGCCATTCCCTCGAAGAAGGGTTGCATCGTATGAGGGAAATCCATCAATTGGGACAGTTTCAATGACAGAGCATTCAATTGAATGGAGGATTGTTACAAGTGGCCGGGGCCTCAGTGGTAGAAGCATTGAGGCTACCTTCCCTGGTACTGTTAGGTTTCTTCCTAGAACAACACAGAGAACAAGTTCGTCATTTCGGCTAGTTTCAAGCACTGCATATACTGATGATAGTGACAATGAGCAAGATAACGTTAAGAATGGAGCTAGCTTGGATGATTACATCATGGAAAAAATCAATAAGGATCTTCAGGCAGTTGATTTAGAAGAGCCATTGTCTTGGCAAGCATATAATTATGCTAAG GTTTCTTTCAAGATCACTGGAGGCACGCTATCTGGTCTTACAATTGATCCAAAATCT GTAAACATATACCCTTCTGTTAAAGCCCCACCTGAATACTCAATGCAG GCTTCTTCTGGAGATTACATACTGTGGAACACCTTGGGAAAATGTCCTACCGCTATTCTACCTAGAGAACTATGA